The sequence below is a genomic window from Nostoc flagelliforme CCNUN1.
GTGCAACTAGCAGATATCGAAAGTATATTGACTAGTGCTAAGTAAATTAGTGTGTTTGAAAATAGCCTCTCATTGTTTAAGTAGCTAGTACAATACGGCGTAAATTTAGATAGGTTTATGCGGCCAAAAGCTTACCCTTAAAAGTCCATTGGAAGGGACGAGCCAATTTTTGGTTGAAATAGTCAATGAAATTCAAGCCTCTGTTGTTTGAGATCCATCTGAGAAGAAAAACTACCTCTTCGTAAAAGTTTGCGTGTCAAAATGCAACGCCCAAATTTCAACTTGATTGAGCTATGAACAGTGCTTTGGAGTAAAGTGGAAAACAATTTTGTGTTTGGGATTGGCAAGAAACTGAGCGCGGGTTTTCATTGATTGGAGGATGCCAGACTTGCCCTTAACACCAACACCAGCCTGGGGAATACCTTCCTTGTCAGCAATCCATCGTACCAAGGATTCCGATTCAATACTGCTTAATTCTTAACCGAGAAGTATTGTCATAAATCTGATGACTCCAGTTATATTGATTATAATTATCATATAAATGGTAAATTAATGTTAGGAGATTACCAGGGAGTCACGCCAGTTGAGGATATGAAAGGGAACAGGGGAAAACTAAGCCAGACACTTGCACTAGATCGAAAACTTGTCAAATTTGACTAATAATCCTGTTCTACGCCGCCTACCACTGGCTTAACTTCAGTAAATGGATCAGTGCCGCCACCCCAGTTAAAATCACTAATTCGGAAACTGATGCCGCCTAGCTCCAACACCGGATTGTAACGCAAGGTGATGCCATAGGTGCGACGGCTATATTCCAAAATGTAGTCGGTGCTAGTTTCTCTACCAGTATCCAAGTTAACCGATGTTTGAAAGCCTAAGCGAAAAGGGCCGTAGATTTGCTGTGATATCCCAGCGCTCAATACTCTGTTATCAACGGAGCGATCAAACAAAAAGGGTGATAATCCGTTGTTTAAGCCTTGAGAATAACTAATATTAAAGGCGGTATAGTCGAAAAAAGGTCGAGAAAAATGACCAATTTGCCCTTGTAACCCAATTGTACCAGTTAGGGTACTTTGGTTATCACCATTGGTGTAATAACTGGTAGTGCCTGTAAGTCCAGCGATCGCTCGCAAGTAAGGAACTACAGGGTTAGGCGTGTATCGTAATCCCTCAGTGGCAGTGCGTGGTAATGGTTTTCCCTGCCACAGCAACAGCCCAGTACTGAGGGAAGCACTGCCTTGTAAACGACCTAGTGAGATGCGATCGTTTTCCCGCACTGGTTCTAATAAGTCTTGGCGGTCGGTGTTGGCATTGATATATCGAGCGCTTCCCTGATAGGTGAGGTTGATGCCACTCTTGCCCAAAGGAATTACAGGAGAGGTAACAATGCCGCCAAGACTGCTCTGGACGGTTTGAAAGCCGAGGGTACCGTTGTAAAAACGATCGCGGTAGCTATACTCCAGATTCAAAAGATGGGGAAGGGAAGTTCCTAATATCTGGCGCAATCCTAACCTCGCCCGCAAATTATCTTCTAGCTTGTTCAAGTCAAAACTAGTTAACTCCCCAGTGCCCTCAATTACTGCTCGTGGACTCAAAACAGAATTTATCCTTGTCTTGACAGCAAACAGTCCGCCTAAGTCACCCGTGCCTTCTTGCACACCTCTCTGTATTAACAACTGGGGCGTGATCGTCCAGCGTGTCTGCTCTGTATCGATCACTGGAAAGCCACGCTCAATATACAAACCACCCCGATCTTCTCCATCATAGCCGGGGGAAACTATTGCAGGTGTAACGTCCCGCTCCCGGCGGTCAATAGTCCGCTCATTCACTGGAATTGGTAAGGAGACGTTTTGATCGAATACCAAACGCTGATTCTGTGTCCTGATGCGGTCTACCAAGGGTGATTCTCGCGTCAGAGTTACTGTATTTGCACGCAACTCTAGTTCTGGGGGCGAAAAAGGATCATTGGTGATGCGGACATCCCTTGCTTGCCAGCCTTGCGGATAAAAGTCAATGTGTTCAGCTTCAAACCTGAGCCGATTGACTACACCCCCTGTTTTCGATGCCGGGATGTTGCTAGCATCTGCCTGACCACCAAATACCAGATCAATTCCTCCAGGGCTGCTCACACCTGAAAGCGGCTGATTGGCTCTAATGCGATCGCTGGGCGGACGTTTTGGAACTCCACCAGCAGTTACACCCGTGGGCGAAAAAGCAAAATCTGTTTGTGTTGAGGGTACGTAAATTTCTCCTCTACCATTTAGCAGTTCCCCACTATCTTGAACAAAGTTATAGGTAAAGCGTTGTCCACGCAGTATCTGATCGCCCCGTGTTAAAGTTACGTTGCCGTTGCCCGCAGCTATCAAGTTGTCTAAATTGACTTGCAGGCGATCGGCATCCACCACCGCCCCATCAAATCGCACAACTACATTCCCAACAGCTGTAATAATTCGTCGTTGCTCGTCATACTCTTGCCGATCTGAAGTGACTTCCACAATTCTTGGTTTAGCTGGCGGCGTGCTAGCTGGCGCAGTTGTACCAGATGGTTGACTTTGTGGCTGATTAGTGCTATCTAACTCTGGTGTAGTTGTTGGTGCTT
It includes:
- a CDS encoding DUF3769 domain-containing protein, with the translated sequence MLHPVLPPDPPFILESLQVVNPASSASHTNFLSGVDTGIHEKIDKSKQPKDLAQLPIAGNTKSDPPLPAPINSTPNDLVVAKTPSVPHPPETLPPEISPIKSSGTAALLGRSLVVGYPTPEVKTSNYQEKEDTKTSPSVGVRRSELLLRAALRKRETQREATALPIKVGAEASSVNVKREPSQKLGERCLTTSRFASTPDPNYSGGEKQTFLDGSFTYRVSPNPQLAQSPPPLKIVPTATNSNKLVESKAGILAEKLIQQKQQSHITAPQSPKGDNISVSAADLAPSSQSVQNFIKFKSRNPKNQLSSPITVEFKSQVQQQTQAPTTTPELDSTNQPQSQPSGTTAPASTPPAKPRIVEVTSDRQEYDEQRRIITAVGNVVVRFDGAVVDADRLQVNLDNLIAAGNGNVTLTRGDQILRGQRFTYNFVQDSGELLNGRGEIYVPSTQTDFAFSPTGVTAGGVPKRPPSDRIRANQPLSGVSSPGGIDLVFGGQADASNIPASKTGGVVNRLRFEAEHIDFYPQGWQARDVRITNDPFSPPELELRANTVTLTRESPLVDRIRTQNQRLVFDQNVSLPIPVNERTIDRRERDVTPAIVSPGYDGEDRGGLYIERGFPVIDTEQTRWTITPQLLIQRGVQEGTGDLGGLFAVKTRINSVLSPRAVIEGTGELTSFDLNKLEDNLRARLGLRQILGTSLPHLLNLEYSYRDRFYNGTLGFQTVQSSLGGIVTSPVIPLGKSGINLTYQGSARYINANTDRQDLLEPVRENDRISLGRLQGSASLSTGLLLWQGKPLPRTATEGLRYTPNPVVPYLRAIAGLTGTTSYYTNGDNQSTLTGTIGLQGQIGHFSRPFFDYTAFNISYSQGLNNGLSPFLFDRSVDNRVLSAGISQQIYGPFRLGFQTSVNLDTGRETSTDYILEYSRRTYGITLRYNPVLELGGISFRISDFNWGGGTDPFTEVKPVVGGVEQDY